Proteins encoded in a region of the Teredinibacter purpureus genome:
- the cynS gene encoding cyanase, with protein MNKQSMTDTIVTAKAKKGLTWEKIGEDLNLSPVWLASACLGMNSAPKDIALAIVEYLALEEDVVAALEAYPTKTWEQSIATDPLIYRFHEITGVYGTTLKAIIQEKFGDGIMSAIDFSLDVDKIEDPKGDRVLITMNGKFLKYNNW; from the coding sequence ATGAACAAACAAAGCATGACCGATACCATTGTTACCGCCAAAGCAAAAAAAGGTTTAACATGGGAAAAAATTGGGGAAGATTTAAATCTCTCACCCGTGTGGTTAGCCTCCGCTTGCTTAGGCATGAATAGCGCACCCAAAGACATTGCACTCGCCATTGTTGAATATTTAGCCCTGGAAGAAGACGTTGTTGCCGCACTTGAAGCCTATCCAACAAAAACGTGGGAGCAATCGATTGCCACCGACCCCCTAATCTATCGCTTCCATGAAATTACCGGTGTTTATGGCACCACCTTAAAAGCAATCATCCAAGAAAAATTTGGTGACGGCATTATGAGCGCTATCGATTTCTCGCTCGATGTCGATAAAATTGAAGACCCCAAAGGGGATCGCGTATTAATTACAATGAATGGGAAATTTTTAAAGTACAATAACTGGTAG